A stretch of Fusarium poae strain DAOMC 252244 chromosome 2, whole genome shotgun sequence DNA encodes these proteins:
- a CDS encoding hypothetical protein (TransMembrane:2 (i133-151o163-182i)~BUSCO:30558at5125) has product MDPSLTRDLPNSAPNSTNIPPPSPPMASKQSPRPGIGRILSLPPQWLSMYDEFITKNAGQVSQIESALRSLTYIIPGRFRDAEIASESIHSGVQLLSLYHDSLLQKAIARLPMASMPSAHARYTRYWTQRSGAYRRIAMFLQMIIYTEMLWEMTAKRKGGEKSRWKVVLLLEALKAFCRLLLLRITKSRPLVTPVLPEREPIPEDAAAADEDEEIAYRSESELMDEISADGSGSSQSSRPAHEREWNMPRTGMSLPSLPTGGDISSYLLGRVLTADDIKPATKLLNQLQGSSHGAEILQILSPLIYAAAMAHSIRRGGDKKAWTPWLIGFAVEYAARQLRDRGLRTTSLEREEWSKRGWAMGWWAMRGAAYENITKGVVGGVSKRMPSFIGGILEDYEYLWENYYFSTSA; this is encoded by the exons ATGGATCCATCTTTGACGCGCGATTTGCCAAATTCAGCCCCTAATTCTACCAATATACCACCACCATCTCCCCCTATGGCTTCTAAACAGTCACCGCGACCAGGAATCGGTCGCATTCTATCATTACCTCCACAATGGCTCTCCATGTACGACGAGTTTATAACCAAGAACGCCGGCCAAGTCTCGCAGATTGAGAGTGCTCTACGGAGCTTGACATATATAATTCCAG GCCGTTTCCGCGATGCCGAAATCGCATCCGAGTCGATCCATTCGGGTGTTCAACTCCTATCACTATACCATGACTCCCTACTTCAAAAGGCTATCGCACGTCTGCCGATGGCCAGCATGCCATCGGCGCATGCTCGATACACACGATACTGGACCCAGAGGAGTGGCGCGTATCGAAGAATAGCCATGTTTTTGCAGATGATCATATATACGGAGATGTTATGGGAAATGACAGCCAAGCGAAAGGGCGGCGAGAAGTCCCGGTGGAAGGTGGTCTTGCTCCTCGAAGCACTAAAGGCATTCTGTCGGCTTTTGCTCCTACGCATTACCAAGTCTCGGCCACTGGTCACGCCGGTGTTACCGGAGCGAGAGCCTATTCCAGAAGACGCAGCAGCTgcggatgaggatgaagagattGCGTATCGAAGTGAGAGCGAGCTGATGGATGAGATATCGGCGGACGGGTCAGGATCTTCACAGTCGTCGAGACCTGCGCACGAGCGCGAGTGGAACATGCCCCGAACGGGTATGAGCCTGCCATCGCTGCCTACTGGCGGAGATATCAGCTCCTACTTGCTAGGCCGTGTATTGACCGCTGATGACATTAAGCCTGCGACTAAGCTGCTCAACCAGCTCCAGGGCAGCAGCCACGGTGCCGAGATTCTGCAGATCTTGTCGCCACTCATCTACGCTGCCGCCATGGCTCACAGCATCAGGCGCGGAGGGGACAAGAAAGCTTGGACCCCCTGGTTGATCGGATTTGCAGTCGAGTACGCGGCCCGACAATTGAGGGACCGCGGTCTGCGGACTACGTCCCTGGAGCGTGAAGAATGGAGCAAGCGTGGATGGGCCATGGGTTGGTGGGCTATGAGGGGTGCTGCCTACGAGAACATCACCAAGGGCGTTGTGGGAGGAGTTAGCAAGAGGATGCCCTCTTTTATTGGAGGTATCCTTGAAGACTACGAGTACCTGTGGGAGAATTACTACTTTAGCACCAGTGCATAA